TAATACTCACACATTATATTGTGCACAATATAGTTTTAAACAATATATAATTCACTCAACAAGAGAGCAAGATATGAGTAACCTTTACACACATTCCGCCAAACTTAACAATGGTGAAACGATATCGTTCGATCAATTTAAAGATAAAGTACTACTAATCGTAAACACCGCCAGCAAATGTGGTTTCACTCCGCAATATAAAGAGTTACAAGCACTTTATGCGCAATATAAAGATAAAGGGCTAGAAATTCTTGCGTTTCCATGTGATCAATTTGGTAAGCAAGAACCTGGCAATGATAATGACATTCAACAATTTTGCGATTTAACTTTTAATATCTCATTCCCACTTTTTTCAAAAGTTGAAGTAAATGGCGATGACGCACACCCTGTCTATCAGTTTTTAAAAAATGAGAAAAAAGGCATCCTAGGAAGCCGCTCAATTAAGTGGAATTTCACGAAGTTTTTGGTTAATACAAATGGTGAAGTGGTCGAACGCTATGCACCTACTACAAAGCCAAACGACATAGAACAAGATATTGTTAAACTGTTACCATAACCCATCCTTGATGGGTTTTATTCAATTATTATCCTATTTTCGGGTCAAGCTTAGTTAACTACCTTATGACTGATAATTTAAAGCTATCTAACCAATTATGCTTCAAGCTGTATGCATGCTCAAAAGAAGTAACACGACTGTATCGACCATTATTAGCGCCGTTGAATTTAACATATCCGCAATATTTAGTGATGCTAGTATTATGGGAAGCTGACTCACCAATTGCCATAAAGCAGATTGGAAAGCAGTTGCTACTTGATACTGGCACATTAACTCCTTTGCTCAAAAGGCTAGAGGCTAATGCGTTAATTACACGCGAGCGATTAAAAGAGGATGAAAGAGTCGTCGTCATAAAACTAACTAACCAAGGGAAGCAACTTAAAGCTAAAGCAGAAGATATTCCAAAAATGCTTGCTTGCCAAAGTAGCCTGAATTTGAGAGAGTTAGAACAACTAAGCCAAGTGTTAGAAAAGTTACTTAACTCAATGACTCCAACACACAATAAGTGACCTCGCTGAGGTTTAAATTAATAACTCTTTAATTGATGCAAGTATCTCGTTTGGATTAACTGGCTTACTCACTATTTTATTAACCCCAACACGACTACATTCATCTTCTATGAAAAAATCGTCTAGGCCAGTTAATGCAATTACAGGAACACTTCTGTGTTTCTTCATTGCCCTTACCTGTCTCACGCAACTGATACCATCTAAATTAGGCATATTGATGTCGGTGATCATTAAGTCAA
This is a stretch of genomic DNA from Flocculibacter collagenilyticus. It encodes these proteins:
- a CDS encoding MarR family winged helix-turn-helix transcriptional regulator; protein product: MTDNLKLSNQLCFKLYACSKEVTRLYRPLLAPLNLTYPQYLVMLVLWEADSPIAIKQIGKQLLLDTGTLTPLLKRLEANALITRERLKEDERVVVIKLTNQGKQLKAKAEDIPKMLACQSSLNLRELEQLSQVLEKLLNSMTPTHNK
- a CDS encoding glutathione peroxidase, which codes for MSNLYTHSAKLNNGETISFDQFKDKVLLIVNTASKCGFTPQYKELQALYAQYKDKGLEILAFPCDQFGKQEPGNDNDIQQFCDLTFNISFPLFSKVEVNGDDAHPVYQFLKNEKKGILGSRSIKWNFTKFLVNTNGEVVERYAPTTKPNDIEQDIVKLLP
- a CDS encoding response regulator encodes the protein MSENTPDNAHLLIVEDDPVARSILEQLCKQNKYDYVSAIDGDEAVDIARKQSFDLMITDINMPNLDGISCVRQVRAMKKHRSVPVIALTGLDDFFIEDECSRVGVNKIVSKPVNPNEILASIKELLI